The nucleotide window TTCTTTTCATCAATATGAAGTCTCTGCTTTTGCAAAAAATAACCTCTATTCCATTCATAATACAGGCTACTGGACCGCTCGCCCTTTCCTCGGTTTTGGCCCTTCTGCTTTTAGTTACTATCAAGGCTCAAGATTTCGAAATATAGCTCATTTAAACAAGTATATTGAGAAATTAAGAGCCGGAGATGATCCGAAGGATTTTGAAGAAAATCTTGAACCTGAAAGTAAAACACGGGAACTTCTCTTGATTGGCCTAAGATTAAATCAAGGTGTTTGCATTGAGCATCTTAAGCTTTTTGGCTGCCATGTCTCCCCTTCCCTATTATCCGAAATCGAAACTCTGACAAATAACGGATTTCTAACCTCTAGAGGCACTCACCTTAAATTGACCCAAAAAGGACGTCTTTTCTTCGACACCGTCGGAGAACATTTAGTTTAATCTTAACAAAAAATTAACACCCCTATTTATTAAATAAAAATAAAAAATACGGATATAATAATAATTATCTATATTTTCCCTTTTTTATTCAGGAGAATTTATGAGGCTAGATCGCTCCGGCATGGAGAGACTTATCAACCTCTCAAATGAATTAAACTCAAAAGAATTTGCTGAACTAAAGGAAAAAGATAAAAAAATCATAGCTTTAGTTAAAGAAGCTTTGGAAAATGGGGCCCCCACAATTGATCTTGATAGTAGTAAAGACCCTGATCATTTTATAAAATCCTTTGAGTCAAAAGTTCAATACATCAAAAAAACGCCTCGAAATAAGGATCTTTTGTCCCGCTTGGAAAAGTTTGCTGAAACGAATCTCTCTTCTGGCCAAGAAAGAAAATCACAAGACGATAAAGAAAAAGTAACCGCCTCCCCTACCCTTTATGATACTGCTGAAGCTATAACCCATGATTATGAGGATGAAAGCCAAAGATTCTATCAAAACATTTATGAAAACAACTTTGATCCCGGGGAAAAAGAATTCGATTATGATTCCGGCGATGACAGAGGGTTTAGAGAAGCTCTAACTTTAGATAAAGATTTCATCTTAAGTCCAATTGATAGAGAAAGCGGCAAGGCAGAGTTCTACGAAAAATTGTCAAAAGGGAGCTATTCTAACTTCCAGGTTCTGAAAAATAATTATTACGAACAAGAAGCTTCAAGGCCTATACCTCAAGTGGATGCCAAGCTTTTTGCACACATACATGCTGATGAATTCGGAGCTCCTTCTAAATATGAAGGTAATTCAGACGCTACCCCTCTTAAATTTGTGACTGATTTTCTTTTGTCCGAAAAAGAGAAAGGAGGTTCAGTTTATGGACTTTCTTCTGAGGATTTGGAACTTCTTCAAAACACAATTTATGACGGTATTGGCTCAAATATTGATGTAATGGCGATGACTAAAGCGTTGTCACAAGGCAAACCTTTTCTCATTTTAGGAGGGTGGAAAGACGCTAAGGGCGGACATGCTATCTATTACGAACTTATCCCGGAAAAAGACGGAACCCTTAGCTTTCGAATTTATAACCTAGGAGCCGGCGCTGATTATGCTTCTCAAACTCATGGAAATCCAATCGTTGAGTGGAGAGGCATTAGCCGTGATAAATTTTTAGCTGCCGAAATCATTAAAGAACATCTTTCGCTAACACATATTGGAGAAGATCAAACCCCTACCCATTTTGATGCAAATGATGTCTATAAAGGACTTTTTACTTATTTAGAGCCCAAAGAAGTTGCGGTTGTTTCTCCAAAAGTCGATCGCCCCCTAAAATTGCAAAGAGCCGGCCTATGTACATATCGGTCTCTTTTGGCTTTTTTAAGCAGCCGTATGAGTGACAATGATTTTAAAAGATTAAAGATAGATCTAAAAATTAAATCCTTAAGTGAATTTCAAAAAAAATTAGAAAAAGAGGGGGCTACTTTTAGCGAAAAACAGCTTCTGCAAAAATCCATTCGCAAATTAAGCCGCTCGCTCATTCGCTTAAGAAAGGAAGGGATAGTTGATGATCAATACTTAGAAGCCTCCTTAAACTTAATTGAAAGAAGCGTCTACACTTATTATGGAGAAATAAAAGAGCCAAGAGCCCCTATATCAGAAGAAAAAGGGTATGAAATTGCAACTTTGAGGTCCCTCCCAACCCCAAGTTTAATGACCGAAATAAAAGATGATGAAGCAGTTTCTCCTAAATTTTTATTCCGGCAAATAAAGGAACTAGACCTTAAGGACCCTAAAGCACTTGCAAAAATTGAGGACCTTAGAAAAAAAGCTATGGAGGCTTGGGAAAAGGGTTTCAATCATGAACCTCACCTTTTTTTTGAGGAACTCATTCGTTCAGTCCCGGATGAGGTTTGGCTAGGGGATGGAATTTCTGAAACGGAATGCCAGGAAAGAATCCTTCTTCTTAATCAAATTCTTAAAGACTACTTTAAAACGTGTTTTACAACACCTGTTGGCAGCGCTATCTCACCTGAAAAAATATTTGTCCTGTACAAAACGTTCTTTTTGCAAAAAGAACTCGTCAGACAATTTAATCCCAAGTTAATCGAGGAACTATCCTTCTCTATGCCCTTTAGGTCTCAGGTAGACACATTATTTTTTATGAAATTAACAAGCGATGAAAGAAAGGCTCTGAAACACTACCAAAAAAGTGCCTTGTTTGAAGGTGCCACAAGAAATGCCCCGGGAAATTACTATAAAGAAAGAGGGGATGGGTCCCTTATGTATGACTATAGTGTGCCTTGCCGGGGAAACGGTTTTGCTATATTCGGCTTCGATTTAAAGTATAGCAGGAAAAAAAATAACACTTTTGAAGATTTTGTCATTAGTCATTTTCCTGATGTTTTAGCTAAAGAAAAAAAGACGCATAAAAACTACTCTATTTTTGATATATCTAAACAAGAGGGTTTATTAATAGGAAGCGCTCATTTTCCGGACTGGTTTAAAGCCTTGCGTGAAAATTTTCTTTATTCTTCATTTATGTTGTACGAGCCCTTAATTTATCATCCTGACCTTGATAGAACAATACCTGTAGAGTTTTCCTTTACTCATATAGACAACACTAAAAATATCGGTTCAGAAAACTACCTTCTATTGTCCAATCTTTGGAATCAGCCTTTTATGCTTACAACAGGTAGAGTTGAAAGCTCTCATTATCTTCCGGCACCTCAAAAGAACAAAGCTAAATCGACCCTTAGAATGCTCGGTTTTTTGAATGTGCACTCCGAAAAAAAATTACTTAATGTGCAAACCGATTACAATGTTAGTCGCACATTAAAAAATTCTCCCGATTCCTCTAGAGCTCATCTTGAACTGATTCAGCGTCTCGGCTACGCAACCCTTGGTAAAAATGTTTCTTCCATTTCCCTTTTAGAACTATTTACCGAATCTCCCGAATTAATGAGCGATCCCGATATGCAAATATTTTTTCAAAAAATCTTCTTAATGCAGGAGCCTTTATTTAACGATCCAGTATTTGCAAGTCGATTTTCCGCTTTTTTTGAAAGAATGCAAGCAAGAGCCTTAGAAGATAACCAAATACAGCCCTATGTATTTATGTGCTGCATGAAGAGGTATCAAGATTCATTTGTCGGAGAAAATAGAATTCAAGAAGAGCTAAGCGACTTAAGAGGACTTCTTAACAAGGTCGGCCTTGATAATGAAAGTAAAAAAGCTATCTATGCCGAAATGATCGGTTGTTTTAATGAACTCGAAACATTAACAGATCAAGATATAGAAGACCTTGTGATCGCAGAAATGTTTCTAAAACAACACCCCCTTCCAAAAGAGCAGCTTTCCTTTTACCAAAAGAAAGAACTGGAAGACTGCTTTTGGAAGAAGTCTTTTGAAGTTAAGGAGTATTTAACGAAACTGCCGAGAGAAAAACTTAATCTTTTTTGCAATCGTCTTGCAAATATCTTAGACCCTGGCTTTGAAGGCAGTGAATGGAAAATGATTTTAGATCCAATAGATGAAAGACCCCTATTTTCTTCATCATCCGGCGAAAGCATTGATGTTTTCAAAAAACAGTTGAGAGTAAAACAAACCCTTTTGTTGCAAAACATCCCTGAAACCATCCTGGCTAGAGAGGAATTTAAGGCGCTTTTCCCAAATGTCAAAGAAGGAAAATTTTTGGAAGACGGGTCTTTTCACTTCAGGGATAGCGAAGGAAATAAGGTTGCGGTTTCAATTAAAGATGACCGTTTGATTGTTGAAAAACAATTTTTTGGAAGAGTTCCTTATGTTTTAGTCCCGAAAGATACTTTCCTAACTGTTTCTAATGGAAAAATCCTTCCTAATCTTCATAGCTTAAGCCTTATTGAAGATTTCGATATGTGGATTAATGAGTCAGTTGCGGGCGTCTCAGCTTTAATTCTAACGGATAAAAAAACAAAAGAGCCAATTTACTACACAGAAATTTTTAGAAGCAGAAGCGATCCGAAAAATTTCGAGATAGATATGAGAATACCTCTTGTTCGCATCAAAGATGGGGCTCATCTTTTTAAAGCTAGAGGCTATTACGCAAACTTTGAAGACCCTTTATACACCCATGAAATTTATACAAAGGATAATAAATATGAGATTGAATTTCCGAGGTATGGGCTAACTTTTAAAACAAGAGAGCCAGGCGATAAGCTGTACTCGGATCAGTTCGAAGGTTTTTACATCTATGAAGGTTTCGGTCTCGATTCAATCGCACCTTATGAACATTATTTGGCTTTAAGAAATGACCGTGGCGAAATTAAATTAATTATGCCTTTCCATCATGCATTTACGACCCCTGAAGAGGCAAAAGATGTCTTTGAAATTAGATATTCCCTCAATTTAAATAGCGATCTTGAAAACCCAAAAAAACAAACTTGTTATGTGTACGATTTAGTTAATGGAACTCCTCAAGCTAAATCAAGAACGGCTCTTCTTTATTTAGCTGAGGTCTATCTTTTAAATCAAAAATATAACGAAGCACATGCCCTTTTAAATCGCTATGGAAGGAAATTAAGTGCTTTCACAAAAAAAGAAAGGACCATCTTAGAGAAGATAGCTTTAATGGATACTGTTACCGGCAACAAAGAAGGAGACGCCATCGGCATCCAACTTTTGGCAGCTCATTTATTAGTTAAAAATAACCTTGCTTTTCCAAAAAAACATAAGGGTCCGAATGCAGTTTCACTTCTTTCCGAGAATTATAGAAATTATTTGAAATCTAGAAAAAATTCTACGTTTGTACAATTAAAAAAAGAAGAAGAAAAGGAAATAAGGCGGATTCTTCAATATAGAGACCCAAGAGGGGCATCCACTGATGCTATTCAAGCTTCGGAAAAGATCAACAAAATTACAGATAGCATTAATTTTATGGGAGAATGGATGCAATTTCGTCAAATGAAGCAAAGACCTCCTGATGCTGACTTCCCAATTACAAGAGCCTTTATGCACAGGCAAAAATTAAACTTTTTTGAAGCCTATAGAATTGCTAAAGACATAACACCCGAAGGTATTGCCGGAAGAGAGCGGTTAAGAGCTGCAATTACTTATGCTAAAGCTATGCCCGAGTTTGCAGATCCATCAAATCAGCCCGATAAGGTTTTAATATTAGAACAAGTTTTATTAGCCCCTGAGCTCTATCCTGATTTCTCTGAAGAAAAGTTTGTTTACGAAGAGGGTGATAAAATCGTTGAGATTACAAACCATCTTCTAAAAGAAAAAGGATCCTCTTTGGAGCCGGTTCTTGAAGACGTAGTGAAAGGTGAAGTTAAATCTGAAGTTTACGAAAAGAGAAAATCTATTCCCGATAGAGAAGTAGAATTACCGCCTCTAAGCGCTCAAGATAGGCGCACTATTCTATCTTCCTGGAAAAAAGAGCTCTCACCCCCTTCAAAAGAATTTTCTATTGATTTTGATCCCGAAGATCATTCAATACCTGTTCCTGATAAAGGGAAAGATAAAAAATCACTTTTGGACACACTCTTTGAATTTTACGATATTTTTAGCAAGGGGACAGAAAAAAGGCTGGAATCGCCCTTAATACAATCTGAGGTTGTAAGACTTAAAAAGGATTTAAGTGAATTTGCAAGGAACTCTCAAGAAATTCAAAAAGAAATTCTTATAGAGAGTGTGCCGGATCTTAAAAAGGAAATAGCAAATAAAAAAGAAAACGCAAGTCTAGATCAGATGTGGCTTGAAAAAGATCTTGTAGATAGGGCGAATAGAGTCCCTGAAACCCAAGATAAAGATCTTCTTCATCGTCTAATGAGGACAGGAGGTCTTCTAAGACCCCTCACTTTGCAAGATATCCTGACAAATTTTGCTAAGGGGTCTCCTGAAGATTTAATGGCCTTAAATCCGGCTCTTACAAAAGAAGATATTAAAGATCTTTACGTCCTCGCTCATAAATACCTTGAGCAAGGAGTCGCTTTAAATAAAATGAACCGTGTACAGAGCTTAATTGAGACAATAGAAGAGAGTGTTTCTAAGGGAAAATCCCCGAGTTTTCTCCTTCAAAATTTATATCAGGAATTAACTCAAAAACCTCATTTCAATAGCATAGAGCGTCCCGCATTCCTAGCTTTTGAATACTTTGCAGATATTTCTTTAAGAGAAAATCAAGTCCGGATTATAGAAAAATTCATTAAAGGGGATCTTGAAAGCGCAAATCAAATAGCGGAGCTCATTATGAACTCCGGAAAATCAGCCGTATGCATGCCGATTTTAGGATTTATGCGGGCCGATGGAAAAAATATATCCATTTTAATTGCTTCTCCTTCCCTTTTTCCGAGGTTGAGCGAAGAGATCGACCCCGCTTTATATCATGCTTATTCTATGGGATTACGGACTTTCCAGTTTGATAGGGACACCAAATTTGATAAACTTACCTTAAAAAATATTTTGAGCGAGTTAAAAACAATTCAGAAAAACCGTGACTGCTTGATTATGACAAGCAAAAGCTTTCATTGCCTTCTCCTAAAATATATAGAAAAAGCGAGTGAGCATTATACTGCCCATCCTCCTCAAACGATGCCTTCAAAAGAACTTTTGCTTATGGGTGAAATTTTGACCCTTTTATCAAATGAAGGCGTCCCCTTGCTTGATGAAGCGGATACGCTCCTTAGCATCCTTCATGAAGTTTCCTTTAGCCTCGGCGAAAAAACTATGCTGGATCGGACTCAAATAGAAGTTTTGGGTATGATTTTTAAAGAACTTTATTTTAACCCCGATATCACTAAATTGGCGAATATTGAAACGGGTATTACGACAACGGAAGGCGCTCCTGCTTTAACAGAAGAAATTTATCATTCCGAAATAAAAGAAAAATTGGCAGGTGCTTTTCTAGAAGCTCTTAAAAGCTTTTCATCACCTGACTTAAGTCTTCAAGATAAAGTACGAAGCCGTTTTATTAATTTGAGCGAAGAAGATAAAAAATTAATGGCGGCATATCTTGTAAGAGATAAGCTTAAAATTAAAGAAGCTGAAGAAGCTTACCTAAAAGAAGACAAAGCCATACGAAATATTTTGGCCACAGCGGGTCTTGAAATCTCTTCTCTTTTACCGCACACTTTAACCCGTGGATTAAATGAAAACTATGGCCTTAACAAGGAAGGCGGCGGCACAATCGCTATACCTTTTAAGGGCTCGCAAACGCCAAACGTTGGTTCCCAGTTTGCCAGCACCTCTATTATGGTTAACTACACTTTTCAAATTTATGCTAAAGAGGAAATACCCTCTTATATCATAGAAAATGAAATCAAGCGCTTGCAAGTTGCGGCACGAAAAGAAATGGAAGAAACAAGTAAAAAACTACAGGAAGTCGATGCCTGGAAAAAATTTAATACTCTTAAAGGCGATCTCAATCTCTCTTTATTTAACCTCAACTCTTATCAAATCGATAAAATCGTTCAGCAGGTTAATAAGGATCCTGAAATAAGGTTGAGAGTCGCAAAAGAGTTAATACTTCCGGAACAAGAAGTTTATCTGAAAAAATTAAATTCAAACGCTATGACCCTAGCCTCCTTTTTAAATCGAATATCAGGTTTCACAGGAACGCTCTATAACGCCGCCAGTATGCATAGAAAGATCAAACCAGAAGCAACTCTTGGCACTGACTCCTCCACCATTTCACTTCTTTGGCAAAATAGTTTTAATGCCGTAATTCAACCTGACGGTAAATCAGCGGAAGAACTTCGAAATGAGCTTCCCATCGAAACAGACATGGTCATAGATGCCGGGGGATATTTCAAAGACCTTGACAATGAAGCGAATGCTCAAAAGCTCTTTTTTAAGTACCAAAAGCCTGTTGCCTATTTCGATAAAGAAGGCTCTCTTGTCGTTTATACGGATAAAGGCATTTTACCATTTGATGAAGCTGAATTAAAAAAACAAGACCGTGTCACTTTCCTTGACCAAGTCTATACAACAGGCAGTAATGTCTTGCAACACGAAGATGCGATAGGGGTTCTCACAGTTGGCAGCGAAATGATGCTTAGGGACCTTTTGCAATCGGCCTGGAGATTAAGAGGGCTTGATAAAGGCCAAAAAATACGCTTTTATGTGGATGGCAGAACCTCTCAAATTATCTATGAAACGTTAAGCCTCCCAAAAAAGACCGAACTTAACTTTTCTCATATTCTAGCCTTTTGCATCCTCAACCAAGCAAAAAGACAGGGAAAGGATAACGAAAAAGGGTTCTATTTGGAGCTTAATGAAATCAAGCAAAAGCTTCTTTTGGACATTCTTTTGGATCCTAAGATTGCAGAAACTGATAAGAGATTAGCAGTCGATGCCCTTTGCTCTTCCTGGATCAAAGAAGATTCAGCAGATGCCGATGATCAATATGGTAAATTACCCAGTGAAATCGACTCTAACCAATTGATTGAAGAAGAAGCTGAAAAACTAATTTTAGTGCTTAAATCTATTCCAGGCAGCGAAAATGCCATTAAGGAAGTCTCAAAAGTCAAAGAACATTATATTGACAAGCTTCTCAAAAAGATTTTAACGCATGGAAGCGTCGAATCCTCGACCATGGAGCAGGAACAGCAAAAAATATCCGAGCTAGAATCGGATAAGCAAGTGGAGTTTTTCGAAGGTAAATCAGAAATTGAGTTCGCCGAAGTCCAATTTAATAATGAGTTTAAAGAGACTGCTTTTGACCCCGATAGCGTTGGAATCACTTTTGTAAGAAGACGGGATGCTTCGCATGACACTCCTGTTTTCCCGCTCTCTAATTACTTTGAACATTTCGAAGAATTAAAACCTTACGCTAAAGATTTTAAAGACATCTCCATTAGCATTAATATGCTGAGCTACCCTGAGAAAGAGAAAAAACTTGAAAGGGAGGAATTTCAGTTTTTCGGACCTTATAGAACACAAATTCACTACATCTATCTGGATGAGAAGGAAGGCAAATTTATCCTTATAAGCAATAAACATGCGGATGCCCTAATTAAAGAAAATCCGGATTTTATCTATAATCTCGGTCTTGGGTACCTTGATCCCGCCAAAAAAATTTCAAAAGAAGCTTTGATTAAAGTTGTAAAAACTAAATTTCTTGCAGGAATATCTTCTTATACGCCTGAAGAGCGAAAAATTCTAAAGGAATGGCTCATTGAATCTGGCGTTGAACGTATGGAAAAATTCTTTCTGACTTTTTCTCTTGAAGGCAATGCTACAAGACAAGAAGCTTATATGCAAAGCGGTCTCAAACGACTATTCCATGAAATCAGATCAGAGGAAAAAGTTAATGTTTAGCTAGGTCAATGAATAAAACGTTTTTAAATAAAGCTTGATTACTCTCATATGAAAAAATTAATAATCTTATAAAGTTATTGAGAACAGAAATTCTTGCCAGATGGTATTTAAGCCATTTCTTTGAAGAGAAAAAATTCCCCCAACTTTCATTGGAATCAAACTTGAACAGGAACATTAAAAAAACTTTTCTCGAACTCAAAGGGGAAAGAGAAACTCTAAAATTCTCTCACCGCATTCTATTTTTAAAAAAATTCATTTACTCTTTCTAAAATATTTAAAAGATGCTACATACCGATATTTAAGCGTGTCTTAAAAAAAACAACTAGACTTCTTTTACGTCCGGCTTTGATTAAAAAATGGGCTGGTTTTATGCAATTTTTTTGATGAATTTTGAAAGCATGGGAGAGCCTATGCTTGAATAATTTAGGAAAAAAGATGCCAATTTCAGCTATTTTAACTATTGATTGGGTTCAAAAGAAGTCTATTAATTAAATGGCTCAAAACTAATTATGTTTGCATCAAAACAAAGCCTTACGCTTTTTACTCTTATTATCTTGCTGACTTCTTGTAAAAAAGAAGAAGTGAAAGTTCAACCAAAACCTGTTGCCGTCACAGCCCTGAAAATAGAAACTAAAACCATCCCTGCTGAATATAGGAGCATGGGGGTTGTCTTAAGTTCCCACCTTGTCGATATCCGATCCCAGGTCGAAGGCCAGTTAGAAAAAATTGCCTATAAAGAAGGCGATTATGTCAAAAGAGGAACCCTCCTTTTTATTATCGATCAACGCCCGTTTATTGCAGCGGTTGAAAACGCAAAAGCGGAAGTCGCAAGACAAGAGGCCATTCTTTGGGATGCTCAAAAAACTTATGAAAGAATCGCTCCCCTTTTTGAACAAAAAGCCGCATCAAGAAGAGATTATGAAAATGCTTATGCAAGGCAGCTTGAATCGGAAGCTGCTGTCTTAGCCGCAAAAGCCAAATTGGATGAAGCGGTCGTTAATTTAGGCTATACCGTTATTAGATCTCCCGTAGATGGCTTAACGACACAATCCAATTATCGAGAAGGTGCTCTCATACATGTTCAAAGCACACAACCTTTGACGACGGTTTCAGTTGTAGACCCGGCTTGGATTCAATTTACAATTTCAGAAGGGGATGTGCTTCGAATCAATGAGGATGTCGCTCAAAAAAGACTTATTCTCCCCGATAGTGAAGATTATAAAGTGGAAGTGACGCTTGCCGATGGTTCCATTTATCCGGAAAAAGGTGAATTTTATTTTACTTCCCCTATTTACGATATGAAAACAGGCACTCTTCTTTTAAGGGCCACTATCGCGAACCCCTCTTTAATTCTTCGTCCCGGGCAATTTGTTCGCGCCAATGTTTCGGGCGCTCTTAGACCTAATGCCATAACCGTTCCTCAAAGAGCTGTTACGCAGAGCCAGCAAGGCGCTTTTGTTTTTATCATAAATGATGAGCAAAAAGCGGATATTCGTTATGTCGAATTAGGGTCTTGGTATAAAGAGGACTGGATTATTAATGCAGGACTTCAAAAGGGGGATGTTATTGTAGTGGATGGCATCAATAAAATACGAAAAGGAACCCCGGTTACCGTTATTCCTGATAAAAACTCCAATGATTCAAAAAACGATTCTAAGGAAAAAACGGATAAATGATTTCACGTTTTTTTATTGAGCATCCTATCTTTGCAACCGTCATTTCAATCCTGATAGTGATTTTAGGAATCGTCTCTCTTTTACGTCTTCCGATCGAACAGTATCCGAATATCACCCCTCCGCAGATTCAGGTAACAGCCACTTATCCGGGAGCTGATGCTGCAACTGTCGCGCAAAGCATTGCAGCGCCTTTGGAAGAGCAGATCAATGGGGTCGAAAATATGATCTACATGTATTCCCAAAGCTCATCGCAAGGGAATATGTCTTTAAGCGTTTTTTTTGATATCGGGGCTAATGCCGACATGGCTCAAGTCAATGTGCAAAATAGAGTTGATTTGGCCATGCCGCAAATCCCGGTTGAAGTGCAAAGGCTTGGAGTGAATGTTCAAAAGCAATCTACGAACATTCTTCTTGTTGTAGCCATGCAATCTGAAGATCCAAGGTATGATGATATTTATGTAAGCAACTATGCCACAATAAACGTGGTTGATGAAATATTAAGAATTCCGGGCGTTAGCAATGCAAACGTTGTGAATGCAAGGGATTATTCCATGAGAATCTGGCTTCGCCCGGATAAAATGGCGCAGCTTGGATTTACGACGACGGATATCTTAACGGCTATTCGAGAGCAAAACTCAGAGTTTGGGGTTGGGGTGATCGGTCAGCCCCCTATGTCTGGAAAAATCCCTTTAACTATCCCTGTTCGGGCTACGGGAAAACTTGTAACCGTTGAAGATTTTGAAAATATTATTATTAGAGCGGAACCTGACGGCGCCATCGTCTATGTTAAAGATATCGGCTCGGTTGAGCTTGGCGCTCAAAACTACGATGTCGGCGGACGCTTAAATGATAAGGAAGCCTCTCTAATCGCAGTTTATTTGCAATATGGCTCTAATGCTTTAAGTGTCGCTGAAAAAGTGAAAGCCCGTATGAAGGAGCTTGAGCTGAATTTTCCGGCCGGGATTGTGTATAGCATTCCCTATGACACGACTCTTTTTGTCTATCGATCCATTAATGAAGTCTTTATTACGCTTTTGGAAGCGGCGGTTCTTGTCGCTCTTGTCGTCTTCATATTTTTACAAAACCCGAGAGCCACACTCATTCCGATTGTTGCCATGATCGTTTCTATTGTAGGCACGTTTACCGGCATGTATGTCCTTGGATTTTCAATTAATACCCTCACTCTTTTCGGACTTATTTTAGCCGTCGGTATTGTGGTGGATGATGCGATCGTCGTGATAGAAAACGTGGAGAGAAATATAAGAGAGCATGGCATCCCCCCTTTAGAGGCTGCAAAAATTGCCATGGATGAAGTCACAGGGCCGATCATTGCGACAAGCATTGTCCTTTGCGCGGTTTTTGTACCGGTGGCGTTTATTGGAGGGATAGCGGGACAGCTCTATCAGCAATTTGCCGTAACTATTGCAGTTTCAGTTATTATTTCAACCATTGTGGCTTTGACATTAAGTCCGGCTCTTGCGGCCCTATTACTTAAAAAAAATGAAAACCCTTCCAAATTTGCCGTTTATTTCAATAGAGGATTCGATGCTTTTAGGAACTCGTATTTGAAAGCCGCTCGTTTTATTTTAGATCACGCCAAATCTGCCCTTCTTTTCTTTTTGGGCTGCATTGCCCTTCTTGTCTATCTATGGACTATTGTTCCCTCAAGCTTTGTCCCTCAAGAAGACCAAGGGTATCTTATCAATATGATCACTATGCCGGATGCCTCAAGTTTAAGCAGAACTACGGATTTCGATTCAAAAGTTGCTCAAACAGCCCTAAAAGATGAGGGCGTCAAAAATGTGGTGTCACTTATAGGCTATAGTCTTTTAGATGGACTTAACATGACTTACCTTAGCACCGATTTTTTTACTCTTGAGGATTGGGATAAAAGAAAAACAAAAGAGCTTCAGGCCTCTGCCATTCAGCAAAGGTTAAATCATCAATTTTCCGATTTTCCGGAAGGGCGTGTGGCCGTCTTTAACCCTCCTGCCATTCAAGGAATTGGCGTTGTCGGCGGTTTTGAATTTTGGCTTGAAAATAGAGGGAATTTCAGTCTTGACGAATTAGAAAATTATACGGCCGATTTTATAGCAAAAGCAAGTGAAAGACCGGAGCTTTCAGGGCTCACAACCACTTTTAAAACGGACAACTTGCAATTTTTTGTCGATTTGGACCGAAGTAAAGCTAAAACATTAGCGGTTGATATCGGGGATGTTTATCAAACCCTTCAAGTACTGCTTGGCTCTTATTATATCAATGATTTCTATAAATATGGCCGCGTCTTTAAAGTGACCGCACAAGCAGACCCAAGTTTTCGATCGACCCTTTCAGATTTTGGCGAAATGTATGTCAGGGCGAAAGACGGGAATATGGTCCCTTTGAAATCTTTAATCCGTATCAATTTTGTCAAAGGAAGCAATATTGTAAGC belongs to Criblamydia sequanensis CRIB-18 and includes:
- a CDS encoding efflux RND transporter permease subunit codes for the protein MISRFFIEHPIFATVISILIVILGIVSLLRLPIEQYPNITPPQIQVTATYPGADAATVAQSIAAPLEEQINGVENMIYMYSQSSSQGNMSLSVFFDIGANADMAQVNVQNRVDLAMPQIPVEVQRLGVNVQKQSTNILLVVAMQSEDPRYDDIYVSNYATINVVDEILRIPGVSNANVVNARDYSMRIWLRPDKMAQLGFTTTDILTAIREQNSEFGVGVIGQPPMSGKIPLTIPVRATGKLVTVEDFENIIIRAEPDGAIVYVKDIGSVELGAQNYDVGGRLNDKEASLIAVYLQYGSNALSVAEKVKARMKELELNFPAGIVYSIPYDTTLFVYRSINEVFITLLEAAVLVALVVFIFLQNPRATLIPIVAMIVSIVGTFTGMYVLGFSINTLTLFGLILAVGIVVDDAIVVIENVERNIREHGIPPLEAAKIAMDEVTGPIIATSIVLCAVFVPVAFIGGIAGQLYQQFAVTIAVSVIISTIVALTLSPALAALLLKKNENPSKFAVYFNRGFDAFRNSYLKAARFILDHAKSALLFFLGCIALLVYLWTIVPSSFVPQEDQGYLINMITMPDASSLSRTTDFDSKVAQTALKDEGVKNVVSLIGYSLLDGLNMTYLSTDFFTLEDWDKRKTKELQASAIQQRLNHQFSDFPEGRVAVFNPPAIQGIGVVGGFEFWLENRGNFSLDELENYTADFIAKASERPELSGLTTTFKTDNLQFFVDLDRSKAKTLAVDIGDVYQTLQVLLGSYYINDFYKYGRVFKVTAQADPSFRSTLSDFGEMYVRAKDGNMVPLKSLIRINFVKGSNIVSRFNGFFATRINGSASQGYSSGQAMTAMEEVAREVLPQGFTFSWGGESYQEKTTGGTTYQTMLGGLLVVYLILSALYERWSYPLVIIIGVPFGILGAILAIWLRGISNDVYFQVGLVTLIALVAKNAILIVEFALMRRKEGKKIFDSTIDAAGMRFRAILMTSLTFILGVWPLVVSQGAGAMSRHSVGTGVMGGMIVATFFGVLFTPLFYKLIAQMTEKDNEN
- a CDS encoding efflux RND transporter periplasmic adaptor subunit; amino-acid sequence: MFASKQSLTLFTLIILLTSCKKEEVKVQPKPVAVTALKIETKTIPAEYRSMGVVLSSHLVDIRSQVEGQLEKIAYKEGDYVKRGTLLFIIDQRPFIAAVENAKAEVARQEAILWDAQKTYERIAPLFEQKAASRRDYENAYARQLESEAAVLAAKAKLDEAVVNLGYTVIRSPVDGLTTQSNYREGALIHVQSTQPLTTVSVVDPAWIQFTISEGDVLRINEDVAQKRLILPDSEDYKVEVTLADGSIYPEKGEFYFTSPIYDMKTGTLLLRATIANPSLILRPGQFVRANVSGALRPNAITVPQRAVTQSQQGAFVFIINDEQKADIRYVELGSWYKEDWIINAGLQKGDVIVVDGINKIRKGTPVTVIPDKNSNDSKNDSKEKTDK